In Pseudomonas saudiphocaensis, one DNA window encodes the following:
- the pbpG gene encoding D-alanyl-D-alanine endopeptidase translates to MKLRHSIFGLLLACSSVIASPASFAAPAQQELASGSALLVDLNTNQVLYSSNPDLVVPIASVTKLMTAMVVLDAQLPLDEQLPITIRDAAEMQGVFSRVRIGSEISRREMLLLTLMSSENRAAASLAHHYPGGYAAFIQAMNLKASELGMSSTRYVEPTGLSQHNVSSANDLVKLLRASRAYPLIDELSTQGEKTVAFRKPNYTLGFRNTNALVRKPNWDIQLTKTGFTNAAGHCLVMRTVMDRRDVAFVVLDAFGKYTHMADANRLKKWLETGKTTPVAPAALAYKAQKQAERQLAGQAGEVAGAR, encoded by the coding sequence TTGAAACTACGACATTCCATTTTCGGCCTGCTGCTGGCTTGCAGCAGCGTCATCGCCAGCCCCGCCTCGTTCGCGGCGCCGGCGCAGCAGGAGCTGGCCTCCGGCAGCGCCCTGCTGGTCGACCTGAATACCAATCAGGTCCTCTATTCGAGCAATCCCGATCTGGTGGTGCCGATTGCCTCGGTCACCAAGCTGATGACAGCCATGGTGGTCCTGGATGCTCAGCTGCCGCTTGACGAGCAACTGCCCATCACCATTCGTGACGCAGCGGAAATGCAGGGGGTGTTCTCGCGGGTGCGCATCGGTAGCGAAATCAGTCGTCGCGAGATGCTGCTGCTGACGCTGATGTCTTCGGAAAACCGTGCGGCCGCCAGCCTGGCGCACCACTACCCGGGCGGTTATGCCGCCTTTATCCAGGCGATGAACCTCAAGGCCAGTGAACTGGGCATGAGCAGCACCCGATATGTCGAGCCCACCGGTCTGTCGCAACACAACGTCTCCAGTGCCAATGACCTGGTCAAGCTGCTGCGTGCCAGCCGCGCCTATCCGCTGATCGACGAACTCAGCACCCAGGGCGAGAAGACCGTGGCCTTCCGCAAGCCCAACTACACCCTGGGCTTTCGCAACACCAACGCCCTGGTGCGCAAGCCCAACTGGGATATCCAGCTGACCAAGACCGGCTTCACCAACGCTGCTGGCCATTGCCTGGTGATGCGCACCGTGATGGACCGGCGTGATGTGGCCTTCGTGGTGCTCGACGCCTTCGGCAAGTACACCCATATGGCCGATGCCAATCGTCTGAAGAAATGGCTGGAAACCGGTAAAACCACACCGGTGGCACCGGCCGCCCTGGCCTACAAGGCGCAAAAGCAGGCCGAGCGCCAGCTGGCCGGACAGGCCGGTGAGGTAGCCGGCGCGCGCTGA